From the Leptospira inadai serovar Lyme str. 10 genome, the window TCCTCAAGGCAAATTTCTCGCTTCGGCAAAACGATTAGTTCGATCCATCGGACAAAATCCGGAAAGAAAGAAAAAGCAGGCCTGGGAATTCGCATTTGCGGATCTGCTCGTTTTGACTGCGGTCCTTCAACTCGGATTCTGGGATGCAGTTCAATCTACTTCCGATTACGAATCGAAAGAACGTATTCGAGATCTTAGACTTTTGACGTTCTTTGCCGGAACCCGCTTTTTGAAAAACGCTTCGTACCTAAAAGACTTGGATTCGCAAGGAACGAAATTTCTTTTGCAGGAGTTTTACGAGTTAGATGCCGTAGATAAGGACGTAGTAGATTGTATCGAATTCTTAAAATCGGGAATTTTGGGTGTGGCGGTCGCATAAATATTCCGCATAAGAAAGTTCATAAGGAAAACTGAATGTACGAAAAAGGAAAGACCTTCGACGAAATTTCGATCGGAGACTCGGCGAGTTTTACTAAGACGATTACCGAAACCGATATTTATTTATTTGCGGGGATTAGCGGCGATTTTAACCCCTTGCATGTCGACGAAGAGTATGCAAAAACGACTTCTTTCGGGACGAGGATCGCGCACGGAGGCTTGGCGGCATCCCTACTTGCTCCCGTTCTCGGTATGAAACTTCCCGGGTTGGGAACGATCGCGCTAGAAACCGTAACGAAATTTCGGAAACCCGTTTTTCCCGGAGATACGATCACCTGCAAAGTCGAAGTGAAAGAGAAAATCCCGAGGCTTAAGGCCGTTGCGATGAATATCGAATGGAAGAATCAAAAGGGCGAAATCATCGGCAAAGGGGAATGCAAAGTTATT encodes:
- a CDS encoding MaoC family dehydratase; translation: MYEKGKTFDEISIGDSASFTKTITETDIYLFAGISGDFNPLHVDEEYAKTTSFGTRIAHGGLAASLLAPVLGMKLPGLGTIALETVTKFRKPVFPGDTITCKVEVKEKIPRLKAVAMNIEWKNQKGEIIGKGECKVIPPGPSGK